The DNA region CCATTTTAAGAGCATTCAATTCGGATAATCCCCACATGGAGGATGGCCCGGTCAATGAAACATTCGCTCCGATCTTAATTGTATCGCCTTGAGCAAGAGTAAAAGAACAAAATAGGATTAAAAACAAAATAGTAATTATGCTTTTTTTAAACATCTTTTTCTCCTCTCCCTCTTTCTTTTTTAAATAAAAATCATACTAAAACCACTCTATTTTCTCAGTTCCTTTATTTATCACTCCTTTCTTTTTTAATACCATTCTCTATCAGCACTTATACCTTGACTTAAATTAATTTAAATTGAATTGGTTATTCGTGTTGTCTTTACTATAATATAGATACAATCCAAATACCACTATGAGAAAGAATAAGGTTCACATGAGTTAAGGATTATTTCGCTGCAAGCTTTAAAAATATTATACTAGTACCTATATATAAACACAACAACTTTACTTATACTTACAGAATCTCATATCTTTCTAGAATGATCTCAAAAGTAGCTAAAATTTAGTTATCCAATTTGTCAACAGATAAAAAATGCCTAATTAGATCAAGGCAGATAATGAGTCACAAATCATATTATTGTAATGGGAATGGAAAAGAAGAAAATGTGTAAATGCTAATATCTCGAATTCAACACATCTTATTGGTACTTTAAATTATTTAATTTTTAATATTGTTTGTATTACTGCAAGTAAAATATAATATGCCACTTACTATAATTATTATCGAACCTATGATTGATAACAAATCTGACATAACTCCAAGACAGGCAAATTCTAACATTGCAGCAAAGACAATCTGGGTATAAAGGTATGGTGCTACCATATTTGCTGGCGCAAATCGATAGGCCAGTGTTAAACCAATTTGGGAACCAATAGCAGCAAAACCTAAAATTAATAGGAGAATTAAATCCCAAAGACCAGGTATTACAAAATTACCCTGCCACAACAGTAAAATAATTGCCATTATTCCAGTAATATAAGCATAATAATTAATAATAACCCAATAGTCATCACTCAGACGAAGATACCTTATTATTATATGAGCAGTACCCATTAATATTGCCGAAATTATAGCAAGAACTGCTGGAAATATATCGGTTCTAAAACCAGGCTTAATAACAAATAAAGCACCAATAAAAGC from Atribacterota bacterium includes:
- a CDS encoding DMT family transporter yields the protein MDGGKNTKNYKLGILLMIIAAFFFALIAFIIKLLKNIPLMEIVLFRNIPSMIIIPIIILMKKETPILGRNKPLLFLRGFLGALGVTAMFYTYTKMPITDSITIQRLSPFFIIIMSIIFLKEKYNLKQIPLILLAFIGALFVIKPGFRTDIFPAVLAIISAILMGTAHIIIRYLRLSDDYWVIINYYAYITGIMAIILLLWQGNFVIPGLWDLILLLILGFAAIGSQIGLTLAYRFAPANMVAPYLYTQIVFAAMLEFACLGVMSDLLSIIGSIIIIVSGILYFTCSNTNNIKN